The Sesamum indicum cultivar Zhongzhi No. 13 linkage group LG2, S_indicum_v1.0, whole genome shotgun sequence genome contains a region encoding:
- the LOC105156385 gene encoding LOB domain-containing protein 40-like — protein sequence MRMSCNGCRVLRKGCSEDCTLRPCLQWIKSPESQANATLFLAKFYGRAGLINLINAGPTHLRSETFRSLLYEACGRIINPVYGSVGLMCSGDWPRCQAAVEAVLQGAPLMKQVIGDDDYSSTPAQGQYPVPPLQGCDIRHLSKDSLAAVQHVRTRNRFKRSKSQAESMAVKYLMGSEAKFTITGWDCGDNHKDFGEELKRAPSHDSFSVETVEPTLANRDEQSIRGVKTEPQTTEIGLELTLSLNPIVQTFPNTVIQISDSEQ from the exons aTGAGAATGAGCTGCAATGGGTGCAGAGTCCTTCGTAAAGGCTGCAGCGAAGACTGCACCCTCAGACCTTGTCTTCAATGGATCAAATCCCCTGAATCCCAAGCCAACGCCACCCTCTTCCTCGCCAAATTCTACGGCCGCGCTGGACTCATCAACCTCATCAATGCTGGCCCCACTCATCTCCGCTCTG AAACTTTTAGATCGTTGCTGTACGAAGCCTGTGGAAGGATCATCAACCCAGTATATGGGTCGGTGGGCCTGATGTGCTCCGGCGATTGGCCGCGATGTCAGGCGGCTGTGGAGGCTGTTCTACAAGGCGCTCCGCTCATGAAGCAAGTCATCGGTGATGATGATTATTCTTCGACACCCGCTCAGGGGCAGTACCCCGTCCCGCCCCTCCAGGGCTGCGACATCCGCCACCTCTCCAAGGACTCCCTCGCTGCCGTCCAGCACGTCAGGACCCGAAACCGCTTCAAGCGCTCCAAGAGCCAAGCGGAGTCAATGGCTGTCAAGTATCTGATGGGGTCGGAAGCGAAGTTTACCATTACGGGGTGGGATTGCGGGGATAATCACAAGGATTTCGGCGAGGAATTGAAAAGGGCCCCGAGCCACGACTCTTTCTCGGTTGAAACCGTGGAGCCGACGTTGGCAAACCGAGATGAGCAATCGATTCGGGGAGTCAAAACGGAGCCCCAAACCACTGAAATCGGGCTGGAGTTGACCTTGAGCCTGAATCCAATAGTACAGACCTTCCCGAATACAGTGATACAGATTTCTGATAGCGAACAGTGA
- the LOC105156736 gene encoding zinc finger protein CONSTANS-LIKE 16-like has protein sequence MQELKPMVSDRKLANAVGGKSARACDNCVRKRARWYCAADDAFLCQSCDSSVHSANPLARRHERVRLKTASISSFDDGSKAGLQISVPSWHQGFTRKARTPRQKKPGKLINNSEDPINRISHPLHLVPEICSEEQSHEENEEQLLYRVPIFDPFVAELCTSANSPEVLTTTFQINDEENKRGFGHESKAAANGFSQEMNHLQGFLPSDMDLAEFAADVESLLGKGLEDESFHMEELGLFDCDEKGKELHDCSNLLPSGRVKVEDEDVAELMAMGHENHHLDVEFDMGRETFELKFDYGSPVACEEEDIKAQNEERIGWNSCFQECKMGDSSKTFLRLDYEGVLSAWDDKKSPWTTGERPNLDSCDCWPDHCLGTSGAMHVYGEMGRMSGHAAAMADGGREARVSRYREKRRTRLFSKKIRYEVRKLNAEKRPRMKGRFVKRSNFAPPAAAAAAAAAAFSFN, from the exons ATGCAAGAACTGAAACCCATGGTTTCAGACAGAAAATTGGCTAACGCTGTCGGCGGAAAATCCGCAAGAGCTTGTGATAACTGCGTACGAAAAAGGGCTCGCTGGTACTGCGCTGCCGATGATGCATTCTTGTGCCAATCTTGCGATTCTTCTGTCCACTCCGCGAACCCTTTGGCCCGTCGGCACGAAAGGGTTCGTCTCAAAACAGCATCAATCAGTTCTTTTGACGACGGGTCCAAAGCGGGACTTCAGATTTCCGTGCCCTCTTGGCATCAGGGTTTCACCAGAAAAGCTCGAACTCCGAGGCAGAAAAAACCAGGAAAACTGATCAACAACTCTGAGGATCCCATTAACAGGATTAGTCATCCTCTTCACCTCGTGCCTGAAATTTGCAGCGAAGAGCAATCCCATGAAGAGAACGAGGAGCAGCTTCTTTATAGGGTTCCCATCTTCGATCCCTTCGTTGCAGAATTATGTACTTCTGCAAATTCACCGGAGGTTTTAACAACCACTTTTCAAATCAATGATGAAGAGAATAAACGGGGTTTCGGGCATGAGTCCAAAGCGGCGGCAAATGGTTTCAGCCAAGAAATGAACCATTTGCAAGGATTTCTTCCATCTGACATGGATCTTGCGGAATTTGCAGCCGATGTCGAGAGCTTACTGGGAAAAGGGCTGGAAGATGAATCTTTCCATATGGAAGAATTGGGACTTTTTGATTGTGacgaaaagggaaaagaattGCACGACTGTTCTAATTTGTTGCCGAGCGGAAGGGTGAAAGTTGAAGATGAAGATGTTGCTGAATTAATGGCGATGGGTCATGAAAATCATCATCTCGATGTGGAATTTGACATGGGAAGAGAAACTTTCGAGCTGAAATTCGACTATGGTTCTCCGGTTGCATGTGAAGAAGAAGACATTAAAGCCCAAAATGAAGAGAGAATTGGCTGGAACAGTTGTTTCCAGGAGTGTAAAATGGGTGATTCCAGTAAGACATTTTTGAGGCTTGATTATGAGGGTGTTTTGTCAGCTTGGGATGACAAAAAATCTCCCTGGACAACCGGCGAACGCCCCAATTTGGATTCCTGTGACTGCTGGCCTGATCATTGCTTG GGCACAAGTGGAGCAATGCATGTATATGGAGAAATGGGAAGGATGAGCGGGCATGCGGCAGCAATGGCGGATGGAGGGAGAGAAGCGAGGGTGTCGAGGTATAGGGAGAAGCGGCGAACCAGGTtgttttccaagaaaataagGTACGAGGTTCGGAAATTGAATGCTGAGAAGAGGCCCAGGATGAAAGGGAGGTTCGTCAAGAGATCAAATTTTGCGCCACctgccgccgccgccgccgctgctgctgctgctttctcttttaattaa
- the LOC105156387 gene encoding protein FLX-like 3: protein MKADIDKMRKELVDARRVYEYEKKGNEELLEQNRAMEKNLIAMAREIEKLRADQASAERRARGVGGYGMLNGSPETRYPGPYGDVYGAGPWGSYDKRGPPRR, encoded by the exons ATGAAGGCTGACATTGATAAGATGCGCAAAGAGCTGGTTGATGCTAG GAGAGTATATGAATATGAGAAGAAAGGAAACGAAGAGTTGCTGGAACAAAATCGAGCAATGGAGAAGAACCTTATCGCCATGGCTCGAGAAATAGAGAAGCTACGTGCAGACCAAGCAAGTGCCGAGAGGAGGGCAAGGG GTGTTGGAGGATATGGAATGCTTAATGGAAGCCCAGAAACAAGATATCCAGGCCCATATGGTGATGTATATGGAGCTGGCCCTTGGGGATCATATGATAAACGTGGTCCTCCACGACGTTAA
- the LOC105156388 gene encoding homocysteine S-methyltransferase 1 — MGRERGNAKGKVLEDLIEKAGGCAVLDGGFATQLEKHGASINDPLWSALCLIKDPHLITRVHLEYLEAGADVLVTSSYQATIPGFLSRGLSTEEAESLLKTSVRIATEARDKFWASVKRKPAEHNYNRALVAASIGSYGAYLADGSEYSGNYGPTVTLEKLKDFHRRRLQVLVEARPDLLAFETIPNKLEAQACVELLDEENVEIPSWICFSSVDGENAPSGERFEDCLDIINKSSKVCAVGINCAPPHFVLSLIQRFKELTAMAIVVYPNSGETWDGIAKRWLPSKCFDDEKFELFATKWRDAGAKLIGGCCRTTPSTIRSISKILKERS, encoded by the exons atgggaagagagagaggaaatgCAAAGGGAAAAGTATTGGAGGATCTGATAGAGAAGGCCGGCGGTTGCGCCGTCTTGGATGGTGGTTTCGCCACCCAGCTGGAGAAGCACGGCGCCTCCATTAATGATCCACTGTGGAGCGCCCTTTGCCTTATTAAAGATCCTCATCTCATCACAAGG GTTCATTTGGAGTACCTGGAAGCAGGTGCAGATGTTCTAGTAACTTCATCCTATCAG GCAACTATACCTGGATTCTTATCCCGGGGATTGTCCACGGAAGAAGCAGAGTCGTTGCTTAAAACAAGTGTAAGAATTGCTACCGAAGCCCGTGATAAGTTTTGGGCTTCAGTTAAGAGGAAGCCTGCAGAACATAATTACAACAGGGCTCTGGTTGCTGCCTCCATTGGAAGCTACGGTGCATATCTTGCAGATGGTTCAGAGTACAG CGGGAACTATGGTCCGACTGTAACTCTGGAGAAATTAAAGGATTTCCACCGGCGCAGGCTGCAAGTTCTTGTTGAAGCCAGGCCGGATTTGCTTGCTTTTGAGACCATTCCTAACAAACTAGAAGCTCAG GCTTGTGTGGAGTTACTTGATGAAGAAAATGTCGAGATTCCTTCTTGGATATGTTTCAGTTCAGTGGATGGTGAAAATGCACCCTCAGGAGAAAGGTTTGAGGACTGTCTTGACATAATCAACAAGAGCAGTAAGGTTTGCGCTGTTGGGATAAATTGTGCACCACCTCATTTTGTCCTAAGCCTTATACAGAGATTCAAAGAG CTGACTGCTATGGCGATTGTTGTCTATCCCAACAGTGGTGAGACATGGGATGGGATTGCTAAGAGATGGCTG CCGTCAAAATGTTTTGATGACGAGAAGTTTGAGTTATTTGCCACAAAATGGAGGGATGCCGGAGCAAAACTCATTGGAGGCTGCTGTCGGACAACACCTTCTACTATCCGatcaatttctaaaattttgaaggaGAGAAGCTGA